In Leptospira bouyouniensis, the following proteins share a genomic window:
- the fcpA gene encoding flagellar coiling protein FcpA — translation MKIIKYLLILQLVSGFSVLFAQTQPANAQDSQAAKDQVDELLKGELVPENDDAELTEDQKKRKKEIMEQESLWKNPDFKGYNKTFQELHQLSKTFANNQFRLALSNYQSGVNTIMKNRDWVEQYRKEEAEKKRLDEKWYWQKVDRKAREERVVYREKMKAKQDALNYFSKAINHLDEIKNPDLRERPEFKRLLSDVYRSWIMAEYDLQNLPQCIPILELYIEIDDNEKEYPAHKYLASAYSFEENMIKKTKGPDDMLFKYRYKKNVHLLRATELKYGKDSPEYKHIVNVINRDEVISVAQ, via the coding sequence ATGAAGATTATTAAGTATCTCCTTATTCTCCAACTGGTGTCCGGCTTTAGTGTGCTTTTCGCACAAACTCAGCCTGCGAACGCTCAAGACAGCCAAGCGGCTAAAGACCAAGTCGACGAACTTCTCAAAGGCGAACTCGTTCCTGAGAATGACGATGCGGAACTTACCGAAGACCAGAAGAAAAGAAAGAAAGAAATCATGGAACAGGAATCTCTTTGGAAGAATCCTGATTTCAAAGGGTATAACAAAACTTTCCAAGAGTTACACCAACTTTCTAAAACTTTCGCAAACAACCAATTCCGTTTGGCTCTTTCAAACTACCAATCCGGTGTTAACACTATTATGAAAAATAGAGATTGGGTAGAGCAGTACCGCAAAGAAGAAGCTGAGAAAAAACGCTTAGATGAAAAATGGTACTGGCAAAAAGTTGATCGTAAAGCAAGAGAAGAACGTGTTGTTTACCGCGAAAAAATGAAAGCGAAACAAGATGCACTTAACTACTTCTCTAAAGCGATCAATCACTTAGATGAAATTAAAAACCCTGACTTAAGAGAAAGACCTGAGTTCAAAAGACTTCTTTCTGACGTTTATCGTTCTTGGATTATGGCTGAGTATGACTTACAAAATCTTCCTCAGTGTATCCCAATTCTTGAACTTTACATCGAAATCGATGATAACGAGAAAGAATACCCTGCTCACAAGTATCTTGCAAGTGCATATAGTTTTGAAGAAAACATGATCAAAAAGACAAAAGGTCCAGATGACATGCTCTTCAAGTATCGTTACAAAAAGAACGTTCACTTATTACGTGCCACTGAGTTAAAATATGGAAAGGATTCTCCTGAATACAAACATATTGTTAACGTAATCAACCGAGATGAGGTTATTTCGGTAGCACAATAA
- a CDS encoding ABC transporter permease, producing MKASLFRFYLKRELFSRFRYSLLIVVSITLGVGSVIGIHSYKDNTANAIKKEAKSIMGADLALQSPQEITDSAKELLKTHLPEGAKSSSSIQFLSMISNESGSENSLSFIKGIETSYPFYGEMKTEPENAYRNLKPNQVLLDATLVENLKLKLGDRVRLGDSLLVLAGVVLKEPGAVGSFVGSAPGSVIRKETAMQTGLVQRGSRIRYTIYLQFPEIIDSLDWKDKEFASFIKEDLTIYHNTEVNSGSQQFIKNTFDYMALLALAGFFLGAISVYTAVRTRLLEKRNEIAILMCLGAKPNVILLLVFSEILILSLLGTTFGLGLGYAIQSLLPDITGLLAVGTGTSVFGLSVSSLLWSFVLGVVLPLLISIPLVLETRSVKPLAALKEVESQTSGNISTSYWQFGSFVLIYILFTSLAILETESFFKGILFTLVLLTLPLLVYGLYILFGSLLQKISKLGWLSKEWSLVTKKVTRKSGALRLSIIGLGSALFILTLSLILQESLLELSGAREIERRPNMFLLDIRETQKNELLTAITKFPVEKQYVAPVIGARLSKVNGEPVKKEDTIKNAMDRNWRATARTREYFLSYRDEMYDTEEVTKGSWWNQSSQNEISVERDFSTYLQASVGDELTFNVQGREVSGKITNLRSVNWADMKPNFVVLFSRGILEKAPRFYIVSLLIDSSENRYQLQKVIVNQFPNITVIDTEKTIQAFMGILEKVTQMMALMTAFILAASFVLVFTTLYASQSERKREFALLRVIGANSRFMGKHFLREALLVSVISFLLGLVYSVVSNEVLNRSVLELRSVYPYGQLTIVFLGICLVTVSLYAIGLFSFFQMPTKTVLKEIK from the coding sequence ATGAAGGCATCCCTCTTTCGTTTTTACTTAAAACGGGAATTGTTTTCTCGCTTTCGCTATTCTCTTCTGATTGTTGTTTCGATCACCCTTGGTGTGGGATCAGTGATTGGCATCCATTCCTATAAGGATAATACGGCAAATGCCATTAAAAAAGAGGCAAAATCGATTATGGGAGCGGATTTAGCCCTCCAATCTCCCCAAGAAATCACCGATTCTGCAAAGGAATTGCTCAAAACCCACCTTCCAGAAGGCGCCAAATCAAGTAGTTCCATCCAATTTTTATCGATGATTTCCAATGAATCTGGCTCTGAAAATTCCCTCAGTTTTATCAAAGGGATCGAAACAAGTTACCCGTTTTATGGAGAAATGAAAACAGAACCAGAGAATGCGTATCGAAATTTGAAACCCAATCAAGTATTACTCGATGCCACCCTTGTAGAGAATCTCAAATTAAAACTTGGTGACCGAGTCCGTTTGGGGGATAGTCTTCTTGTTCTTGCAGGAGTTGTATTGAAAGAACCAGGTGCCGTTGGTTCTTTTGTTGGATCTGCTCCTGGATCTGTCATTCGGAAAGAGACTGCCATGCAAACTGGTCTTGTGCAAAGGGGAAGTCGCATCCGTTATACAATCTACTTACAATTCCCAGAAATCATCGATAGTTTGGATTGGAAGGACAAAGAGTTCGCATCATTTATCAAAGAAGACTTAACCATTTATCATAATACAGAAGTCAATTCAGGCTCGCAGCAGTTCATCAAAAACACTTTTGATTATATGGCCCTTCTTGCCCTTGCCGGATTTTTTCTCGGAGCTATTTCTGTCTATACTGCAGTCCGCACAAGGTTACTCGAAAAACGAAATGAAATTGCCATCCTAATGTGTCTTGGTGCAAAACCCAATGTCATCCTTTTATTAGTATTTTCAGAAATACTCATCCTTTCCCTTTTGGGGACAACCTTCGGTTTGGGACTTGGGTATGCCATCCAATCCTTATTGCCTGATATCACTGGGCTCTTGGCAGTTGGTACGGGAACTAGTGTGTTTGGATTATCTGTATCGTCTCTCCTTTGGAGTTTTGTGTTGGGTGTCGTTTTACCACTGCTTATTTCGATCCCACTTGTCCTTGAGACGAGGTCGGTCAAACCACTTGCTGCATTGAAAGAAGTTGAATCACAAACCAGTGGGAACATATCAACATCCTATTGGCAATTTGGTTCCTTTGTATTGATTTATATCCTTTTCACAAGTCTTGCCATATTAGAAACAGAAAGTTTTTTCAAAGGGATTCTTTTTACACTTGTACTCTTAACCTTGCCACTCCTTGTGTACGGATTGTACATACTCTTTGGATCCTTGCTGCAAAAAATTTCGAAACTTGGATGGTTGTCGAAAGAATGGAGCCTTGTTACAAAAAAAGTTACACGTAAATCGGGAGCCCTTCGGCTTTCGATCATTGGCCTAGGATCGGCGTTATTCATCCTAACACTTTCTCTTATCTTACAGGAAAGTTTACTCGAGTTAAGTGGTGCAAGAGAGATCGAACGTAGGCCAAACATGTTCCTTCTCGACATCCGAGAGACCCAGAAAAATGAACTGCTAACAGCGATCACAAAGTTCCCTGTAGAAAAACAATATGTAGCACCTGTGATTGGAGCTCGTTTGTCCAAGGTGAATGGAGAACCGGTCAAAAAAGAAGATACAATCAAAAACGCTATGGATCGTAATTGGCGAGCTACCGCAAGAACCAGGGAATATTTTTTATCCTATCGTGATGAGATGTATGATACGGAAGAGGTGACAAAGGGAAGCTGGTGGAACCAGTCGAGCCAAAATGAAATCTCTGTTGAAAGAGATTTTTCCACCTATTTACAAGCAAGTGTGGGTGACGAGTTAACTTTCAACGTACAAGGTAGGGAAGTATCTGGTAAAATCACAAACCTTCGTTCGGTGAACTGGGCGGATATGAAACCAAACTTTGTGGTTTTATTTTCCAGAGGGATTTTGGAGAAAGCTCCTCGCTTTTATATTGTATCCTTACTCATTGATTCTAGTGAAAACAGATACCAATTACAAAAGGTGATCGTAAACCAATTCCCTAACATCACCGTCATCGACACTGAAAAAACCATCCAAGCCTTTATGGGGATTTTGGAGAAAGTGACACAGATGATGGCACTCATGACAGCTTTTATCTTAGCTGCTTCTTTTGTTCTTGTATTTACCACTCTCTATGCCAGCCAATCTGAGAGGAAACGTGAATTCGCTTTGTTACGAGTGATTGGGGCAAACAGTCGTTTTATGGGCAAACACTTCCTTAGAGAAGCCTTACTTGTTTCTGTGATTTCATTTTTACTAGGACTCGTGTATTCTGTCGTTTCCAACGAAGTATTGAACCGATCGGTGCTTGAGTTACGAAGTGTTTATCCTTATGGACAACTCACTATTGTGTTTCTCGGAATTTGTTTGGTTACAGTGAGTTTATATGCAATAGGACTTTTTAGTTTTTTTCAGATGCCGACAAAAACTGTGCTGAAAGAGATTAAATGA
- a CDS encoding ABC transporter ATP-binding protein yields MLEFKNVFKSFHNEEETIDVLKNISFRMETGEFVAIIGPSGSGKSTLLGVAAGLDKPDTGIVSLDGIDLTKQNESKLADIRADQIGFIFQNFQLLPGLNAIENVGIPLYLKSSLSEKEILSKAESILESVAMSHRATHFPKQLSGGEEQRIAIARSFVNDPKIIFADEPTANLDYKNSKTILDLLLYRNKKQGTTLVVVTHDPDVAKLADRVLEMKDGEIISDSKNGFKKRINQTPSKTKKTKILPSISATKQRNTKKQSKKVSR; encoded by the coding sequence GTGTTAGAATTTAAAAATGTGTTCAAATCATTTCACAATGAAGAAGAAACGATTGATGTGTTGAAAAATATTTCATTTCGTATGGAAACTGGTGAATTTGTAGCGATTATCGGCCCTTCCGGATCAGGTAAATCCACTTTACTTGGTGTTGCAGCGGGTCTTGACAAACCTGATACGGGTATTGTATCCCTTGATGGAATTGATTTAACCAAACAAAATGAATCCAAACTTGCCGATATACGAGCAGATCAAATCGGATTTATCTTTCAAAACTTTCAATTATTACCTGGTCTCAATGCAATTGAAAATGTTGGAATCCCATTATACTTAAAATCTTCGCTTTCTGAAAAAGAAATTTTGTCAAAAGCGGAATCCATTTTGGAATCAGTAGCAATGTCACACCGTGCTACTCACTTCCCAAAACAACTGTCAGGTGGAGAAGAACAAAGGATTGCCATCGCACGGAGTTTTGTGAATGATCCCAAAATTATTTTTGCAGATGAACCAACTGCAAACTTAGATTATAAAAATAGTAAAACCATTTTGGACTTACTATTGTATCGAAATAAAAAACAAGGCACCACTCTTGTTGTGGTCACTCACGATCCAGATGTGGCAAAACTTGCCGATCGTGTGTTGGAAATGAAAGATGGTGAAATTATTTCGGATTCGAAGAATGGTTTTAAAAAAAGGATCAACCAAACTCCTTCCAAAACAAAAAAAACCAAAATTCTTCCCTCTATTTCTGCCACCAAACAAAGAAATACGAAAAAACAATCAAAGAAGGTGAGTCGATGA
- the leuS gene encoding leucine--tRNA ligase has product MNYPFQDIEQKWQKYWDDHQTFRTNAHSSKPKYYCLDMFPYPSGAGLHVGHPEGYTATDIISRLKRMEGYEVLHPMGWDAFGLPAERYAMTTGIHPRTTTKNNIDTFRRQIKSLGLSYDWEREISTTHPDYYRWTQWIFLQIYNSYFDRKTNKAVPITQLVKTLEQEGSSAFEGIELPKGVQFSAADWKSKSRKEKEDILSHFRLVYEANIPVNWCEALGTVLANEEVEEWTSKGYSVERKPMRQYMMRITSYAERLLNDLSLCEWPPSTLEMQRNWIGKSEGLELNFHVPSLNKDITVYTTRPDTIFGATYLVLAPEHPLVAELTTPEQKLAVETYQKDCSLKSDLERTELNKDKTGVFTGAYAQLPTDPSVKVPIYISDYVLISYGTGAIMAVPAHDQRDYDFAVKFQLPIKQVIDGNMEPNLAFDSKESVCINSYSAEVQLDGKSYKDAFQTMVTWAEKKGIGRKKIQFKLRDWLFARQRYWGEPIPLVHFEDGSPKALSDAELPLVLPDLEEFKPSGTGESPLALAKDWLVYKDPETGEIGKRETNTMPQWAGSCYYYLRYIDPRNNDKLIDPELEKMWMPVEVYVGGAEHAVLHLLYSRFWHKILFDLGHVSTPEPFQKLVHQGLILGEDKGKMSKSRGNVVNPDDVVSEFGADTLRLFEMFMGPFEMSKPWSKNGVDGVFRFLNRVWRLFHSGENESFFVEDIEPNEAELKTLHRTIKKVKDDIDGFAFNTAVSQMMIFINEFTSNPRKPKKVLEPFVLALSPFAPHLAEELWAKLGHKESLAYHPYPKWEEKYLIDANITIVVQVNGKMRGEFLAPRDIEEKEALSLAKEVEKAKPFWVGKEIKKEIYVKGKLVNIVVAG; this is encoded by the coding sequence ATGAATTATCCTTTCCAAGATATTGAACAAAAATGGCAAAAATACTGGGACGACCACCAGACCTTTCGCACAAACGCACACTCATCCAAACCTAAATACTATTGTTTAGACATGTTTCCTTACCCAAGTGGTGCGGGCCTTCACGTAGGCCACCCAGAAGGATACACTGCCACTGACATCATCTCAAGACTCAAACGTATGGAAGGATACGAGGTTTTGCACCCCATGGGTTGGGATGCTTTTGGGCTCCCTGCAGAACGTTATGCCATGACAACGGGCATTCACCCTCGCACTACCACGAAAAACAACATTGATACCTTTCGCCGCCAAATCAAAAGCCTTGGGCTTTCCTATGATTGGGAAAGGGAAATTTCCACAACACACCCAGACTATTACCGTTGGACCCAGTGGATTTTTTTGCAAATCTACAATTCCTATTTTGATCGAAAGACAAACAAAGCCGTCCCTATCACCCAACTTGTCAAAACATTGGAACAAGAAGGTTCTAGTGCTTTTGAAGGGATAGAACTCCCGAAAGGGGTCCAATTCTCTGCTGCCGATTGGAAATCCAAATCTCGTAAAGAAAAAGAGGACATTTTGTCCCATTTCCGATTGGTGTATGAAGCCAATATCCCTGTGAATTGGTGTGAGGCTCTCGGAACCGTTTTAGCTAACGAAGAAGTGGAAGAATGGACTTCCAAAGGGTATTCTGTCGAACGAAAACCCATGCGCCAGTACATGATGCGCATCACATCATACGCCGAACGATTGCTAAATGATCTTTCGCTTTGTGAATGGCCACCATCCACACTGGAGATGCAACGCAATTGGATTGGCAAGTCGGAAGGATTGGAACTCAACTTCCACGTTCCTTCATTAAACAAAGACATCACAGTTTATACCACTCGACCTGATACAATTTTTGGAGCAACATACCTCGTCCTGGCACCGGAACATCCACTTGTCGCAGAACTGACAACGCCAGAACAAAAGTTAGCTGTGGAAACTTACCAAAAAGATTGTTCCTTAAAAAGTGATTTGGAACGAACCGAACTGAATAAAGACAAAACAGGTGTGTTCACTGGTGCCTATGCTCAGTTACCAACAGATCCATCTGTCAAGGTTCCCATTTATATTTCTGATTATGTATTAATCTCTTATGGAACTGGTGCCATAATGGCGGTTCCTGCTCACGATCAAAGAGACTATGATTTTGCGGTGAAGTTCCAACTTCCTATTAAACAAGTGATCGATGGAAATATGGAACCTAACCTTGCCTTTGATTCCAAAGAATCTGTATGTATCAATTCCTATTCCGCCGAAGTGCAGTTAGATGGCAAATCTTACAAAGATGCCTTCCAAACAATGGTTACTTGGGCAGAAAAAAAAGGAATTGGTCGCAAAAAAATCCAATTCAAACTGAGAGATTGGCTTTTTGCAAGACAAAGGTATTGGGGAGAACCTATCCCTCTCGTTCACTTTGAAGATGGATCACCAAAAGCATTATCCGACGCAGAATTACCTTTAGTCCTTCCTGATCTAGAAGAATTCAAACCTTCAGGAACGGGAGAATCTCCACTTGCTCTCGCCAAAGATTGGTTAGTTTACAAAGACCCCGAAACTGGGGAAATAGGAAAACGAGAAACGAATACCATGCCGCAGTGGGCAGGTTCTTGTTATTATTACCTTCGTTACATTGATCCCAGAAACAATGACAAACTCATTGATCCAGAATTAGAAAAGATGTGGATGCCAGTAGAAGTCTATGTTGGTGGTGCAGAACACGCCGTACTACACTTGTTATACTCTAGGTTTTGGCATAAAATCCTGTTTGATTTAGGTCATGTATCTACACCAGAACCATTCCAAAAATTAGTCCACCAAGGTCTTATCCTAGGTGAAGACAAAGGAAAAATGTCCAAGTCTCGGGGTAATGTTGTCAATCCAGATGATGTGGTTTCTGAATTTGGTGCTGATACCCTCCGTTTATTTGAGATGTTTATGGGTCCATTTGAGATGTCAAAACCATGGAGTAAAAACGGAGTTGATGGTGTTTTCCGATTTTTAAACCGTGTTTGGCGCCTCTTTCATTCGGGTGAAAACGAATCCTTCTTTGTAGAAGACATTGAACCTAACGAAGCAGAACTCAAAACCCTACATCGGACGATCAAAAAAGTAAAAGACGACATTGATGGATTTGCATTCAACACAGCTGTTTCGCAAATGATGATCTTTATCAATGAGTTCACAAGTAATCCAAGAAAACCAAAAAAAGTATTAGAACCATTTGTATTAGCGCTAAGTCCGTTTGCTCCCCATCTAGCAGAAGAATTGTGGGCAAAGCTTGGTCATAAAGAATCACTTGCTTACCATCCTTATCCGAAATGGGAAGAAAAGTATTTAATAGATGCCAATATCACCATTGTTGTCCAAGTGAATGGAAAAATGCGTGGAGAATTTTTAGCACCAAGAGACATCGAAGAAAAAGAAGCCTTGTCACTTGCCAAAGAAGTGGAAAAGGCAAAACCTTTCTGGGTGGGAAAAGAAATCAAAAAAGAAATTTATGTCAAAGGCAAACTCGTTAACATTGTTGTGGCGGGTTAA
- a CDS encoding DUF6242 domain-containing protein, with the protein MFRSLNNLLFRIPSAFFITFFLFYSCNPNSDNKTSSFLEALLLLNAAKTCETNPELCTLSDFTLAQATEANVWGDILYAGNQFVAISQSGTNQVMTSPDGITWTTRSASEPGQWYSVAYGNKTYVAVSNGSSTNRIMSSYDGINWTSRTSPTSSFASVAYGNGLFVAIENSGIGDWATSPDGINWTSRTQPALRPWRSVTFGNNLFVAVASGGTTSVATSPDGINWTLQTQAESNDWRSVTYGKGKFVAVARTGTNRVMTSTDGINWTARSASEQNEWYKVHYANGLFMAASFSGTNRIMTSTDGITWSAKSTAANSNQWYGVSFGKDTWVVVSINGTGTNRVQYATWRKN; encoded by the coding sequence ATGTTTCGTTCTTTGAATAACCTTTTATTTCGTATTCCCTCAGCTTTTTTTATCACTTTTTTCCTCTTCTATTCTTGTAATCCAAATTCTGATAACAAGACTTCTTCCTTTTTAGAAGCCTTACTTTTATTAAATGCTGCAAAAACCTGTGAAACAAACCCTGAATTATGCACCCTTAGTGATTTTACTTTGGCACAAGCAACTGAGGCAAATGTATGGGGAGACATTTTGTATGCAGGCAATCAGTTTGTAGCAATTTCGCAGAGCGGAACGAATCAAGTGATGACATCACCGGATGGAATCACTTGGACGACTCGATCTGCCTCCGAACCAGGCCAATGGTATAGTGTCGCTTACGGAAACAAGACATACGTCGCGGTTTCCAATGGTAGTAGTACAAATCGAATCATGAGTTCCTATGACGGAATCAATTGGACTTCCCGCACTTCTCCGACAAGTTCGTTTGCTAGCGTTGCGTACGGCAATGGTCTCTTTGTCGCGATTGAAAACTCAGGAATAGGGGACTGGGCAACCTCACCTGATGGTATCAACTGGACTTCAAGAACACAACCTGCTCTTCGGCCGTGGAGGAGCGTGACTTTCGGAAACAATCTATTTGTCGCAGTTGCATCGGGGGGAACTACTAGCGTCGCGACTTCACCTGACGGTATCAATTGGACACTACAAACGCAAGCCGAATCAAACGATTGGCGCTCTGTCACGTACGGGAAAGGAAAATTTGTAGCTGTTGCAAGGACAGGTACCAATCGTGTGATGACTTCCACAGATGGAATCAATTGGACAGCTCGTTCGGCTTCCGAACAAAACGAATGGTATAAAGTTCATTATGCCAATGGTTTGTTTATGGCTGCATCGTTTTCTGGAACCAATCGTATTATGACATCCACTGATGGGATTACTTGGTCTGCAAAATCTACAGCAGCCAATTCCAACCAATGGTATGGTGTTTCTTTTGGAAAGGATACTTGGGTAGTCGTTTCGATTAATGGAACGGGAACAAATCGTGTACAATATGCTACCTGGAGAAAAAATTAA
- a CDS encoding LIC10486 family protein yields the protein MSELNSKADQLKRQADLLGLTREAVFTDEQAKEVLQGKITDGYLVKVKIDLDSLNGMVLILVSSIRKHIMELYAVVGNSPTFRRIRTFADHVQISTDLGDIGKTAGYDPAMSENIGRAVHRAFTKEKLEELLPLWQKKDPSHIAEILENPILMATKGRNIKLQAEVDKISTAKFRYENPMKGVILPIPKPEDEAASAQDTSVPSVSTEPTKGEISPLERQIVQFRTGFPKELNMKTVISPINGVEFDNLMEGMEILFRVPTETPEGLTNAQILGLIDEEGKIKKEPIVGKFLGIASNKTEYHIFAEGPNQYLFHSIEEHPVKVAVPKPAAMAGSGNKAGAGQTQKKKGGNAQSQDSKSSGANLFMLMGAFVTIVLIGVLIFVMVIL from the coding sequence ATGTCAGAATTAAACTCAAAAGCAGACCAATTAAAGAGACAAGCAGACCTACTCGGTTTGACAAGAGAAGCTGTGTTCACTGATGAACAAGCGAAAGAAGTTTTACAAGGGAAAATCACAGACGGTTATCTTGTAAAAGTAAAAATCGATTTGGATAGTTTGAACGGAATGGTCCTCATTTTGGTATCATCCATCCGAAAACACATTATGGAACTCTATGCCGTTGTGGGAAACTCTCCTACTTTTCGGCGCATTCGTACATTTGCCGACCATGTACAAATTTCAACTGACTTAGGTGATATTGGGAAAACAGCTGGATACGATCCAGCAATGTCTGAAAATATTGGTCGCGCCGTGCATAGAGCTTTCACCAAAGAGAAGTTAGAGGAACTCCTTCCTCTTTGGCAAAAAAAAGACCCATCCCATATTGCAGAAATTTTAGAAAATCCAATTCTTATGGCAACCAAAGGGAGAAATATCAAACTGCAAGCAGAGGTTGATAAAATCTCTACTGCTAAGTTTCGATATGAAAATCCAATGAAAGGTGTCATCCTTCCCATTCCAAAACCAGAAGATGAAGCTGCCTCAGCACAAGATACATCGGTTCCATCAGTTTCCACCGAACCGACAAAAGGTGAAATTTCTCCCTTAGAACGTCAAATTGTTCAGTTTCGAACAGGTTTTCCAAAAGAACTGAATATGAAAACAGTCATCTCTCCCATCAATGGTGTTGAATTTGATAACCTTATGGAAGGAATGGAAATTTTATTCCGAGTTCCTACTGAAACTCCAGAAGGATTGACGAATGCTCAAATCCTCGGTCTGATTGATGAAGAAGGAAAAATTAAAAAAGAACCTATTGTGGGTAAATTTCTTGGTATTGCGAGTAACAAAACCGAATACCATATCTTTGCCGAAGGACCCAATCAATATTTATTCCATTCCATCGAAGAACATCCAGTAAAAGTTGCGGTTCCGAAACCAGCTGCTATGGCTGGATCAGGAAACAAAGCGGGTGCCGGCCAAACACAAAAGAAAAAAGGTGGGAATGCACAATCCCAAGATTCAAAATCTTCTGGCGCCAACTTATTTATGTTAATGGGTGCCTTTGTTACCATTGTTCTGATTGGAGTATTGATTTTTGTGATGGTGATATTATAA